One window of Candidatus Methylomirabilota bacterium genomic DNA carries:
- a CDS encoding DUF1800 domain-containing protein, which yields MGRLAESGIVRLVLVLAVVAAGCAAPAVGPRARPDHAVSGPAPPGVSHPPAPGALAPLPPTTLDETQQALHVLNRLGYGPRPGDVEAVRRRGIGAWIDAQLAPERLDDRALEDRLARLAVPGMTPGALMEAYPLPRQATRQGIEMRPEQSPRAMIGQLQQARLLRAAYSERQLVEVMVDFWFNHFNVFAGKGPVRYYLPDYERQAIRPHALGRFRDLLGAVAHHPAMLFYLDAWLSTASEARLGDRRAGLNENYARELLELHTLGVEGGYTQADVVAVARAFTGWTIDHPRPGHPRSGGGFVFDPRAHDREAKVILGQAFPPGGGREEGERVLDLVARHPSTARFIATKLARRLVADDPPPALVEQAAAVFRETDGDIRAVVRRIVRSPEFFASTAYRAKVKTPLEFTVSALRALGADTDAGPSVERTLLAMGQPLYGAQPPTGYADRAEAWANPGGLLARLNFAQALAANRLPGTSADLARIVTTADPPLVADSLIGLLLGGDLSTESRAVIQEALAQPAVLRATLDDPVAAPDIAKIVALVLGSPEFQRR from the coding sequence ATGGGTCGGCTGGCCGAATCGGGAATCGTCCGGCTCGTGCTGGTCCTGGCCGTCGTCGCCGCGGGGTGCGCGGCCCCGGCGGTGGGGCCTCGGGCGCGTCCCGACCACGCCGTCTCTGGACCCGCGCCGCCGGGGGTCTCGCATCCTCCCGCGCCCGGCGCGCTCGCCCCCCTTCCGCCCACGACCCTCGACGAGACGCAGCAGGCCCTCCACGTCCTGAACCGCCTCGGCTACGGTCCCCGGCCCGGTGACGTGGAGGCGGTTCGCCGGCGGGGGATCGGCGCGTGGATCGACGCCCAGCTCGCTCCCGAGCGTCTCGACGACCGGGCCCTGGAAGACCGGCTCGCCCGGCTGGCGGTTCCCGGCATGACACCGGGCGCCCTCATGGAGGCGTACCCCCTGCCGCGGCAGGCCACGCGCCAGGGAATCGAGATGCGGCCCGAGCAGAGCCCGCGGGCGATGATCGGCCAGCTTCAGCAGGCACGCCTCCTCCGGGCCGCCTACAGTGAGCGACAGCTCGTCGAGGTCATGGTCGACTTCTGGTTCAACCACTTCAACGTGTTCGCGGGGAAGGGGCCCGTGCGCTACTACCTCCCCGACTACGAGCGCCAGGCGATCCGGCCTCACGCGCTCGGCCGGTTCCGGGACCTCCTGGGGGCGGTGGCGCACCACCCGGCCATGCTCTTCTACCTGGACGCCTGGCTCTCGACGGCGTCCGAGGCCCGGCTCGGCGACCGCCGCGCGGGGCTGAACGAGAACTACGCGCGAGAGCTCCTCGAGCTCCACACCCTGGGCGTCGAGGGCGGTTACACGCAGGCGGACGTCGTGGCCGTGGCGCGGGCCTTCACCGGCTGGACGATCGACCACCCGCGTCCCGGCCATCCGCGGTCGGGCGGCGGCTTCGTCTTCGACCCGCGCGCCCACGATCGCGAGGCGAAGGTGATCCTCGGACAGGCGTTCCCGCCGGGTGGGGGGCGCGAGGAAGGGGAGCGGGTGCTCGACCTGGTCGCCCGCCACCCCTCGACGGCGCGGTTCATCGCGACGAAGCTCGCCCGGCGGCTCGTGGCGGACGACCCGCCGCCGGCGCTCGTCGAGCAGGCGGCGGCGGTGTTCCGGGAGACCGACGGCGACATCCGGGCAGTGGTGCGACGCATCGTCCGCTCACCCGAGTTCTTCGCCTCGACGGCCTACCGGGCGAAGGTCAAGACGCCGCTCGAGTTCACGGTGAGCGCGCTGCGGGCGCTCGGCGCCGACACCGACGCCGGCCCGTCCGTCGAGCGAACGCTCCTCGCCATGGGCCAGCCCCTCTACGGGGCGCAGCCGCCGACCGGGTACGCCGATCGGGCCGAGGCGTGGGCGAACCCCGGCGGGCTCCTGGCCCGACTGAACTTCGCGCAGGCGCTGGCGGCGAACCGCCTCCCGGGGACGTCCGCCGACCTCGCGCGAATCGTGACGACGGCCGATCCGCCGCTCGTGGCCGACTCCCTGATCGGGCTCCTGCTGGGTGGGGACCTCTCGACCGAGAGCCGGGCCGTGATCCAGGAGGCGCTGGCCCAGCCCGCCGTCCTCCGGGCGACCCTCGATGACCCGGTGGCCGCGCCCGACATCGCGAAGATCGTGGCGCTGGTGCTGGGCTCTCCCGAATTCCAGCGCCGATAG
- a CDS encoding ATP-dependent Clp protease adaptor ClpS, whose product MSRLSQTRTRPVVDEEVDQTTALPPPWITFLWNCDCHTFEQVANQLVKAIGCSHDDGMAIAWRVHTEGKAAVRVGPRPECERVARILAEIGLQVSVAEA is encoded by the coding sequence ATGAGCCGGCTGAGCCAGACCCGGACGCGGCCGGTCGTCGACGAGGAGGTCGATCAGACGACGGCTCTGCCGCCCCCGTGGATCACCTTTCTCTGGAACTGCGACTGCCACACCTTCGAGCAAGTGGCCAACCAGCTCGTGAAGGCGATCGGCTGCTCGCACGACGACGGCATGGCGATCGCCTGGCGCGTGCACACCGAGGGCAAGGCGGCGGTCCGGGTCGGCCCCCGGCCCGAGTGCGAGCGCGTCGCCCGGATCCTTGCCGAGATCGGGCTGCAGGTCTCGGTCGCCGAGGCCTGA
- a CDS encoding alcohol dehydrogenase catalytic domain-containing protein yields the protein MRAAVLRGPRALHVERVEPPAPGPGEVLVRVAAAGICGTDWRIFTGERPVQYPLTPGHEFVGQVAVVGSGVGRVKTGDTVAVEPNWGCRDCDLCREGRGNLCLARTAVGIDRAGGFAELCLLPERACWPAPAGLPAERLLLTEPLAVVVRAVGRGAPHAGETAAVVGAGTLGLLALQLLRGRGCRVLVVSRTDRRLGLARALGAEATLALDAGDPAEAARALSGRDGVDLVVETAGTAAAIELALGRVGFVRPGGRVVLTGLPHDPASVAFFWVVRRELDVRGSMIYQQEFGEALALLARGAVEVTPLLTHRFALEAVEEALLTHRQPEAIKVAVFP from the coding sequence ATGCGGGCGGCGGTCCTCCGGGGCCCCCGCGCGCTTCACGTCGAGCGCGTCGAGCCGCCGGCCCCCGGCCCCGGCGAGGTGCTGGTGCGGGTGGCGGCGGCCGGGATCTGCGGGACCGACTGGCGGATCTTCACCGGCGAGCGGCCGGTGCAATACCCGCTCACGCCGGGCCACGAGTTCGTCGGTCAGGTGGCGGTCGTGGGCTCCGGAGTCGGTCGCGTGAAGACCGGCGACACCGTGGCTGTCGAGCCGAACTGGGGCTGTCGGGACTGCGACCTCTGTCGAGAGGGCCGCGGGAACCTGTGCCTCGCGCGGACCGCCGTCGGCATCGATCGGGCCGGTGGATTCGCGGAGCTCTGCCTCCTCCCCGAGCGCGCGTGCTGGCCGGCGCCGGCCGGGCTTCCAGCCGAGCGGCTGCTCTTGACGGAGCCGCTCGCCGTCGTCGTGCGCGCCGTCGGCCGGGGCGCGCCGCACGCGGGGGAGACGGCCGCGGTGGTCGGTGCCGGCACGCTCGGGCTGCTGGCCCTTCAGCTGCTGCGCGGGCGGGGCTGCCGCGTCCTGGTGGTGAGCCGCACCGACCGCCGCCTCGGGCTCGCCCGGGCCCTGGGTGCCGAGGCGACGCTGGCCCTCGATGCGGGCGACCCGGCCGAGGCGGCCCGGGCCCTGTCCGGGCGCGACGGCGTCGATCTCGTCGTCGAGACGGCGGGGACGGCGGCGGCCATCGAGCTGGCGCTGGGGCGGGTCGGCTTCGTGCGACCCGGAGGCCGCGTGGTCCTGACCGGGCTCCCGCACGATCCCGCCAGCGTGGCCTTCTTCTGGGTCGTCCGCCGGGAGCTCGACGTACGGGGGTCCATGATCTATCAGCAGGAGTTCGGCGAGGCGCTCGCGCTCCTGGCCCGGGGCGCCGTCGAGGTGACCCCCCTCCTCACGCACCGGTTCGCCCTCGAGGCGGTCGAGGAGGCGCTCCTGACCCACCGGCAGCCGGAGGCGATCAAGGTCGCCGTGTTTCCGTGA
- a CDS encoding glucose 1-dehydrogenase, with amino-acid sequence MSVFEQLRLDGRVAVVTGASRGLGRAMAVALAEAGADLALLARSKGDLEESAAVVATLGRAARVVPVDITAPAAVERAVTDVLEAFGRIDVLVNNSGIAIVKPLVETPPEEWRAVVDTNLTGIFTLCRAVGPSMIARKSGKVINIASVLGVQGLSGYTAYSASKGGVIMLTRALAVEWARFNIQVNAIAPGWFVTPMNAPAFADEKIRERLLRDVPARRVGKPEELGPLVVYLASAASDFMTGEVIFVDGGQTAA; translated from the coding sequence ATGTCGGTGTTCGAGCAGCTCAGGCTCGACGGCCGGGTGGCCGTCGTCACCGGGGCGAGCCGCGGGCTCGGCCGGGCCATGGCGGTGGCTCTCGCCGAGGCCGGCGCCGACCTGGCGCTGCTCGCCCGCTCGAAGGGAGACCTGGAGGAGTCGGCGGCCGTCGTGGCGACCCTCGGCCGGGCGGCCCGGGTGGTCCCCGTGGACATCACGGCTCCCGCCGCGGTCGAGCGCGCGGTGACCGACGTCCTCGAGGCGTTCGGGCGCATCGACGTCCTCGTCAACAACTCGGGCATCGCCATCGTGAAGCCGCTCGTCGAGACCCCGCCCGAGGAGTGGCGCGCCGTGGTCGACACCAACCTGACCGGCATCTTCACGCTCTGCCGGGCGGTGGGGCCGTCGATGATCGCCCGGAAGTCGGGCAAGGTCATCAACATCGCCTCGGTGCTCGGCGTCCAGGGCCTGTCCGGCTATACCGCGTACAGCGCCTCCAAGGGCGGCGTCATCATGCTGACCCGGGCGCTGGCCGTCGAGTGGGCCCGGTTCAACATCCAGGTGAACGCCATCGCCCCCGGCTGGTTCGTGACGCCCATGAACGCCCCGGCCTTCGCCGACGAGAAGATCCGCGAGCGCCTCCTGCGGGACGTGCCGGCTCGCCGGGTCGGCAAGCCCGAGGAGCTGGGGCCGCTCGTCGTGTACCTCGCCTCCGCCGCCTCCGACTTCATGACCGGCGAGGTGATCTTTGTGGACGGGGGCCAGACCGCCGCGTGA
- a CDS encoding long-chain fatty acid--CoA ligase, protein MAEDNLAQMFWQRVARGGDRPAQLMRIGGRWTEVSWRALGDEVRELALGLIALGRQRGDAVALLAQSRAEWVRADFAIFSAGCVTIPIYPSYPPEGIVYIVNDSAAKTLFVEDAGQLAKALQVAKEMPGLDSIVLIDGTPPATTPARAPRVLDWGSLRALGRQGRAQHEGELAERIAARKSQDVATIVYTSGTTGHPKGVVQTHGNHLAALRAASAIVELPEGAVHLLFLPLAHSFARHEAFIGIHRGFVTAFAESLEKLSENLKDVRPHFICSVPRVFEKVYAKVRAGVDAGSPAKRKIFHWALGVGRQVSQHAREGRPLPVGLRLQQALAHKLVFSKLHQALGGRLEFCVSGGAPLSREIAEFFHAVGILILEGYGLTETCPILSANRRQRFKFGTVGQAFPGVELKIAEDGEIVARGANIAIGYYRKPEETAEVFKPDGWFHTGDIGQLDAEGFLTITDRKKDLIKTAGGSYIAPQHIENLLKGDPFVSQAMVHGDRRPYPVALLTLNPDELGKFARAAGLGDKPVAELVRHPTVTERVGRIVDAVNEKLATYSRLKRFAVLPGDFTQEGGELTPTLKVKRKVVSANYADVIESLYPS, encoded by the coding sequence ATGGCTGAAGACAACCTGGCGCAGATGTTCTGGCAGCGGGTGGCGCGCGGCGGAGACCGCCCGGCCCAGCTGATGAGGATCGGTGGCCGCTGGACGGAGGTGTCCTGGCGCGCTCTCGGGGACGAGGTTCGCGAGCTGGCCCTCGGCCTGATCGCGCTCGGACGCCAGCGGGGGGACGCCGTCGCGCTCCTCGCTCAGAGCCGGGCCGAGTGGGTGCGGGCCGACTTCGCCATCTTCTCGGCAGGGTGCGTCACGATCCCGATTTACCCGAGTTACCCGCCCGAGGGGATCGTCTACATCGTCAACGACTCGGCCGCCAAGACGCTCTTCGTCGAGGACGCCGGCCAGCTCGCCAAGGCCCTCCAGGTGGCCAAAGAGATGCCGGGGCTCGACTCGATCGTCCTGATCGACGGGACGCCGCCGGCCACCACGCCGGCCCGGGCGCCGCGGGTCCTGGACTGGGGCAGCCTGCGGGCGCTCGGCCGCCAGGGGCGCGCGCAGCACGAGGGGGAGCTTGCCGAGCGGATCGCCGCCAGAAAGTCCCAGGACGTGGCCACCATCGTCTACACGTCGGGCACGACCGGGCACCCCAAGGGGGTCGTCCAGACCCACGGCAACCACCTGGCGGCTCTCCGCGCGGCGTCCGCGATCGTGGAGCTGCCGGAGGGGGCCGTGCACCTCCTCTTTCTCCCGCTCGCCCACTCCTTCGCGCGCCACGAGGCGTTCATCGGGATCCACCGGGGCTTCGTCACGGCGTTCGCCGAGAGCCTGGAGAAGCTCTCCGAGAACCTCAAGGACGTGCGGCCCCACTTCATCTGTAGCGTGCCCCGCGTCTTCGAGAAGGTGTATGCCAAGGTGCGCGCCGGCGTGGACGCGGGATCGCCGGCCAAGAGGAAGATCTTCCACTGGGCCCTCGGCGTCGGGCGCCAGGTGAGCCAGCACGCGCGGGAGGGCCGCCCCTTGCCCGTCGGGCTGCGGCTCCAGCAGGCCCTCGCCCACAAGCTCGTCTTCTCGAAGCTCCACCAGGCGCTCGGCGGGCGCCTCGAGTTCTGCGTCTCGGGCGGGGCGCCGCTCTCCCGCGAGATCGCCGAGTTCTTCCACGCGGTGGGGATCCTCATCCTCGAAGGCTACGGGCTGACGGAGACCTGCCCGATCCTCTCCGCGAATCGCCGGCAGCGCTTCAAGTTCGGGACGGTGGGTCAGGCGTTTCCGGGGGTCGAGCTCAAGATCGCCGAGGACGGCGAGATCGTCGCCCGCGGGGCGAACATCGCCATCGGGTACTACCGGAAGCCCGAGGAGACCGCCGAGGTGTTCAAGCCCGACGGCTGGTTCCACACGGGCGACATCGGCCAGCTCGACGCCGAGGGCTTCCTCACGATCACGGACCGGAAGAAGGACCTGATCAAGACGGCGGGTGGCAGCTACATCGCGCCGCAGCACATCGAGAACCTGCTCAAGGGCGACCCCTTCGTGAGTCAGGCCATGGTCCACGGCGACCGCCGGCCGTACCCGGTCGCGCTGCTCACGCTGAACCCGGATGAGCTCGGCAAGTTCGCTCGCGCCGCCGGGCTCGGGGACAAGCCGGTGGCCGAGCTGGTGCGCCATCCGACCGTCACCGAGCGGGTGGGCCGGATCGTGGATGCGGTCAACGAGAAGCTCGCCACCTACTCCCGGCTCAAGCGCTTCGCCGTGCTGCCGGGCGACTTCACGCAGGAGGGCGGCGAGCTGACGCCGACACTCAAGGTGAAGCGAAAGGTCGTCTCGGCCAACTACGCCGACGTCATCGAATCCCTCTATCCGAGCTGA